Below is a genomic region from Methanophagales archaeon.
AGCGAATTAAAGGCTAAAGCATCGTTAAGGGAGTTTACAGGCTTTTAAGCAGGTTTACAGTCGATCAGTTTGTGGATATGGTGTTGAGAACCGTAAACGCCGTTTGTGGAAAGCAAAAGAGCTGCCTGTGAAGGTCTATTGGGATGACGTGAAGCTAAAAGCGCTAAGCGAACTGGTGAAGAGTGAAGAGGGGAGAGGATATGAGGATGTAAGGATGGAGAAAGTTAGATAGATAGTCCATTAGCTATCTTTCGCACGAGTTCCAGTAATCTGTTCACCTCACGCTCTGTATTATAAAGATATAAAGAAGCCCTGACTGTTCCTTCTATACCGAGATAATTCATCAGCGGCATACAGCAGTGATGTCCTGACCTTACGATTATACCCGCTTTATTATCGAGCAGCAGCGCCACATCATCCGGGTTCTTACCATCAAGATTGAACGATACGGTACCTATTCTTTTATTTGAGGATGCATCGTAATCGTAGCCATAAAGTTCAACGCCAGGTATCTTCTGTAGTCCTTCTATGAGCTCCTTTGTCAGCTTCTCCTCTTTTAGCTTCACGTTCTCCATGCCTATTGCATTTAAATAATCAACTGAGGCACCAAGCCCTATCGCACCTGATATATCGGGTGTACCACTCTCAAACCCCTCATTCGCACCTTTTAACTCATATTCAACGAAAGAAGCGGTCTCTACACCTCCGCCACCTACATTCAGAGGTTCTATACCGGGCATGAGTTCCTCTCTTATGTACAGTGCTCCTATACCGGTGGGAGCGAGCATCTTATGCCCTGAGAACGCCATGAAGTCACAGCCCAGTTCCTTTACATCTACCGGCAGATGAGGTACCGATTGTGCACCATCCACGAGTAACAGCGCATCATTCGCATGGCACAGCTTCGATATTGCGCGAATTGGTAGAATAGAGCCAAGAGCGTTGGAGACATGGCTGACCGCTACGATTCGCGTATCCGAATCTATTGCCGCTTCAAAATCCGAGATTCCCAGTTCACAGCTTTTCCTATCGCCGTTAGCGGGCTTCACCACCTCTATATCTATCCCGAACTTACGCTTCGCACGTAGCCATGGCAGTAGGTTTGAATGGTGCTCCAGCAGACTGATAACGACCTTATCACCCTTATGCATGCTGAGCCCGGATGCGACCATATTTATACCTTCTGTGGTGTTCCGTGTGAAGACAATCTCATGAGCGCGTGCACCAATGAATTTTGCAACCTTATTACGCGCTTCTTCATATTCCGCTGTTGCTAGCCGTGTTAGTCTGTGGACGCCTCTACCCACATTCGCATTATATCGCCTGTAATAGCCCAGTACG
It encodes:
- a CDS encoding cysteine desulfurase, with amino-acid sequence MTDIDTERIRRDFTILESGIIYMDTAATSLTPEPVLDAVLGYYRRYNANVGRGVHRLTRLATAEYEEARNKVAKFIGARAHEIVFTRNTTEGINMVASGLSMHKGDKVVISLLEHHSNLLPWLRAKRKFGIDIEVVKPANGDRKSCELGISDFEAAIDSDTRIVAVSHVSNALGSILPIRAISKLCHANDALLLVDGAQSVPHLPVDVKELGCDFMAFSGHKMLAPTGIGALYIREELMPGIEPLNVGGGGVETASFVEYELKGANEGFESGTPDISGAIGLGASVDYLNAIGMENVKLKEEKLTKELIEGLQKIPGVELYGYDYDASSNKRIGTVSFNLDGKNPDDVALLLDNKAGIIVRSGHHCCMPLMNYLGIEGTVRASLYLYNTEREVNRLLELVRKIANGLSI